One segment of Anopheles stephensi strain Indian chromosome 3, UCI_ANSTEP_V1.0, whole genome shotgun sequence DNA contains the following:
- the LOC118513046 gene encoding uncharacterized protein LOC118513046 isoform X2: MQRIYTEIHQNGPPLSEDLVRDLCNRLNQCYEVRFESIACAMEIIMKLLTNGVARDTVIGSYRKLLSYVSNVLEPDNCAKLANYLSRISFIVLEGGTPSSDCFPVAIMKCILVLMYRLPVETLAERQPILHAVRSTLEWCRHNSALYNQCGIGTLVRSIILSTKQLPDDVTVATELTVLAHALLDVFYCPQTNAVHPVEVLLRLTYEEIFARLVTEWTAPRSFELLLYVLYGMLKRDIFTHLKLAIVRLLSDAVGGGTRRLVRLLCIGKHLQHGVLRHKVKTILTIVLSHSLFQYEPAKRTVHFRAFLKLIEKTIQDIDLTQLANAKFLCLNIPRAKLNIESVAFVFMVRHLDMLDGISSPSVELDYIYNLIATVNIIYYKRWKVPSFLVKHLIEGLSRYSNCHAFVKNVSQPEQKLQAILSSEARTVQAHKAAENFFGRLPVTVHRIEWLLQLPSNHFGERFIFHQQMAILQERTILCSDDVWATKLLTMFSSKTLVAVLSTGKASATARSNASVLLSKCSLAGPLLKTVLRNIASICRQQRSGGDIASHNWMNWVRAVYGTVHTLDSVSSRNLWCELSLIEQQSTCSSSEQRMLLVDLRASLLVAMLPGSKATVQRDRS, from the exons ATGCAAAGAATCTACACCGAAATCCACCAGAACGGACCACCGTTGTCGGAGGATCTAGTGCGGGACTTGTGCAATCGGCTGAATCAATGCTACGAGGTACGGTTCGAATCGATTGCATGTGCTATGGAGATTATAATGAAGCTCTTAACGAACGGTGTGGCAAGGGATACAGTAATAGGCTCTTATCGCAAACTTTTATCATACGTTTCAAACGTCCTGGAACCGGACAACTGTGCCAAACTGGCAAACTATCTAAGCAG GATATCATTTATCGTGCTTGAAGGCGGTACCCCTTCTTCCGATTGCTTTCCCGTAGCGATAATGAAGTGCATTCTAGTGCTGATGTACCGTTTGCCGGTCGAAACCCTAGCAGAACGACAACCCATTCTCCACGCGGTACGATCAACGCTCGAATGGTGCCGACACAATTCGGCCCTCTACAACCAGTGCGGTATCGGTACGCTTGTGCGCAGCATCATCCTGTCCACCAAACAGCTGCCGGATGATGTCACCGTAGCAACCGAACTGACCGTACTTGCTCACGCCCTGCTGGACGTGTTCTACTGTCCGCAAACGAATGCCGTTCATCCGGTGGAAGTCCTATTACGGTTAACGTACGAGGAGATATTCGCACGCCTGGTAACGGAATGGACCGCGCCTAGGAGCTTTGAACTGTTGCTGTACGTGCTGTACGGTATGCTGAAGCGTGATATCTTTACCCACCTGAAGCTGGCCATCGTTCGGTTACTATCGGACGCGGTTGGTGGCGGTACGAGACGTTTGGTCCGGTTGCTATGCATCGGGAAGCATTTGCAGCATGGCGTTCTAAGGCACAAGGTAAAGACGATCCTCACGATAGTGCTCTCGCACAGCCTGTTTCAATACGAACCGGCGAAACGGACGGTACATTTTCGAGCATTTCTGAAACTGATCGAAAAAACTATACAAGACATCGATCTGACGCAGCTGGCGAATGCCAAGTTCCTTTGCTTAAACATTCCCCGTGCCAAGCTTAACATCGAGAGTGTTGCATTCGTGTTCATGGTACGGCATCTCGACATGCTCGATGGCATTAGCAGCCCCAGCGTGGAGCTGGACTACATCTACAACCTCATCGCAACGGTCAACATCATTTACTACAAGCGTTGGAAGGTGCCCAGCTTTCTTGTGAAACACCTCATCGAAGGACTATCG CGATACTCAAACTGCCATGCGTTCGTGAAGAATGTGTCCCAGCCAGAGCAAAAGTTGCAAGCCATCCTGTCCAGCGAAGCACGAACCGTACAAGCTCACAAAGCAGCGGAGAACTTTTTCGGACGACTACCGGTAACGGTGCACCGTATCGAGTGGTTGCTTCAGCTGCCGTCGAATCATTTCGGCGAAAGGTTTATCTTTCACCAGCAGATGGCCATTCTGCAGGAGCGCACGATCCTGTGCAGCGATGACGTATGGGCCACTAAGCTACTAACGATGTTTAGCAGCAAAACGCTCGTCGCCGTACTGTCGACTGGTAAAGCTTCCGCTACGGCACGTTCGAACGCTTCCGTACTCCTGTCGAAGTGTAGCCTTGCCGGGCCGCTTCTTAAAACGGTGCTGCGCAACATCGCTTCCATCTGTCGGCAGCAACGAAGCGGTGGTGACATTGCGTCCCACAATTGGATGAACTGGGTACGAGCCGTCTACGGAACCGTGCACACGCTGGACAGTGTTTCGAGCCGGAACCTTTGGTGCGAACTTTCGCTCATAGAGCAGCAGAGCACGTGTAGCAGCAGCGAGCAGCGGATGCTGCTGGTAGATTTGCGTGCCAGTCTGCTCGTTGCAATGCTACCGGGCAGTAAAGCTACCGTGCAACGGGACCGAAGCTAA
- the LOC118513048 gene encoding potential E3 ubiquitin-protein ligase ariadne-2 produces the protein MADQESDMEYSSDNDYEFEDYYNSGEDCDIEQIDPKRTDPEYFVYECLNVEEVEKLLNESVEKLSTQLQITPSLAKVLLHETRWNTAEVIERYRNNASNLLVSARIKAAAPSIPPNPPTQLPPAAVPSTSTSSSVASGGAAAAAAAATCSFTVSVPGCSASPAIPGTSSGSTATSTSSSSSKSHQTSSTTTPGACCYRTQLCPVCVTVQSTDKFHALSCQHSFCRDCWAMHFEIQIGQGISTQIECMEQRCDVRVPEDLVLTLLNRPMLRDKYQQFTFADYVKSHPELRFCPGPNCQTIIRSQDISPKKAVCRMCKTAFCFRCGTDYHAPTDCQIIRKWLTKCADDSETANYISAHTKDCPKCHICIEKNGGCNHMQCFNCKHDFCWMCLGDWKAHGSEYYECSRYKENPNIAHESVHAQAREALKKYLHYYERWENHSKSLQLEQQTLDRMRTRINEKVMKGLGTWIDWQHLFDAATLLAKCRYTLQYTYPYAYYMESRKELFEYQQAQLEAEIENLSWKVERAETTDRGELENQMDIAEKRRTTLLKDFFPTEA, from the exons ATGGCGGACCAAGAATCGGACATGGAATATTCGTCCGACAATGATTACGAATTTGAGGATTATTACAACTCAG GCGAAGATTGTGACATCGAGCAGATCGACCCGAAGCGTACCGACCCGGAGTACTTCGTGTACGAGTGTCTCAATGTGGAGGAGGTCGAGAAGCTGTTGAACGAGTCGGTGGAGAAGCTGAGCACCCAGCTCCAGATTACGCCATCGCTGGCGAAGGTGCTGCTGCACGAAACCCGCTGGAACACGGCGGAAGTGATCGAGCGGTACCGCAACAACGCCTCCAACCTGTTGGTCAGCGCACGGATTAAAGCGGCCGCCCCGTCGATACCTCCCAACCCACCAACGCAACTGCCACCCGCCGCCGTCCCGTCCACATCCACCTCGTCGTCCGTCGCTTCAGGTggtgctgccgccgccgccgccgccgccacctgCTCCTTCACCGTATCCGTCCCTGGCTGTTCGGCCAGCCCGGCGATCCCGGGAACGAGTAGCGGGAGTACCGCTACCAgcaccagtagcagcagcagtaagtcACACCAAACTAGCTCCACAACGACGCCGGGTGCTTGCTGCTATCGAACACAGCTATGTCCGGTTTGCGTGACGGTACAGTCGACCGACAAGTTTCACGCCCTGTCCTGCCAGCACTCGTTCTGTCGCGACTGCTGGGCGATGCACTTCGAGATCCAGATCGGGCAGGGCATTTCCACACAGATCGAGTGTATGGAGCAGCGCTGTGATGTGCGCGTGCCGGAGGATCTCGTGCTGACGCTGCTGAACCGGCCGATGCTGCGCGACAAGTATCAGCAGTTTACGTTTGCCGATTACGTTAAATCACACCCGGAATTGCGCTTCTGTCCCGGTCCCAACTGTCAG ACCATCATTCGCAGCCAGGACATTAGCCCGAAGAAGGCCGTGTGTCGGATGTGCAAGACGGCGTTCTGTTTCCGGTGCGGTACCGACTACCATGCCCCGACCGACTGCCAGATCATCCGCAAATGGTTGACCAAGTGTGCGGACGACAGCGAGACGGCCAACTACATCAGTGCGCACACGAAGGACTGCCCCAAGTGTCACATCTGCATCGAGAAGAACGGGGGCTGCAACCATATGCAGTGCTTTAACTGCAAGCACGACTTTTGCTGGATGTGTTTGGGCGACTGGAAGGCGCACGGGTCGGAGTACTACGAGTGCTCACGGTACAAGGAAAACCCCAACATTGCCCACGAATCGGTACACGCGCAG gCTCGGGAAGCACTCAAGAAGTACCTGCACTACTACGAACGCTGGGAAAACCATTCCAAGTCGCTGCAGCTCGAGCAGCAAACGCTGGACCGCATGCGGACGCGCATCAACGAGAAGGTGATGAAGGGGCTGGGCACGTGGATCGATTGGCAGCATCTGTTCGATGCGGCTACCCTGCTGGCCAAGTGTCGCTACACGCTCCAGTACACCTACCCGTACGCGTACTACATGGAATCGCGGAAGGAGCTGTTCGAGTATCAGCAG GCTCAGCTCGAGGCGGAAATTGAAAACCTTTCCTGGAAGGTTGAACGGGCGGAAACGACCGACCGGGGCGAGCTCGAGAATCAGATGGACATTGCGGAAAAGCGCCGCACGACGCTGCTGAAGGATTTCTTTCCAACGGAGGCGTAA
- the LOC118513046 gene encoding uncharacterized protein LOC118513046 isoform X1, producing MDNKFSLRKAVTINTIYAISLTPEKKRLLMQRIYTEIHQNGPPLSEDLVRDLCNRLNQCYEVRFESIACAMEIIMKLLTNGVARDTVIGSYRKLLSYVSNVLEPDNCAKLANYLSRISFIVLEGGTPSSDCFPVAIMKCILVLMYRLPVETLAERQPILHAVRSTLEWCRHNSALYNQCGIGTLVRSIILSTKQLPDDVTVATELTVLAHALLDVFYCPQTNAVHPVEVLLRLTYEEIFARLVTEWTAPRSFELLLYVLYGMLKRDIFTHLKLAIVRLLSDAVGGGTRRLVRLLCIGKHLQHGVLRHKVKTILTIVLSHSLFQYEPAKRTVHFRAFLKLIEKTIQDIDLTQLANAKFLCLNIPRAKLNIESVAFVFMVRHLDMLDGISSPSVELDYIYNLIATVNIIYYKRWKVPSFLVKHLIEGLSRYSNCHAFVKNVSQPEQKLQAILSSEARTVQAHKAAENFFGRLPVTVHRIEWLLQLPSNHFGERFIFHQQMAILQERTILCSDDVWATKLLTMFSSKTLVAVLSTGKASATARSNASVLLSKCSLAGPLLKTVLRNIASICRQQRSGGDIASHNWMNWVRAVYGTVHTLDSVSSRNLWCELSLIEQQSTCSSSEQRMLLVDLRASLLVAMLPGSKATVQRDRS from the exons ATGGACAACAAATTCAGCCTTCGTAAAGCGGTGACGATCAACACTATCTACGCCATATCACTTACACCGGAAAAGAAAAGACTGCTGATGCAAAGAATCTACACCGAAATCCACCAGAACGGACCACCGTTGTCGGAGGATCTAGTGCGGGACTTGTGCAATCGGCTGAATCAATGCTACGAGGTACGGTTCGAATCGATTGCATGTGCTATGGAGATTATAATGAAGCTCTTAACGAACGGTGTGGCAAGGGATACAGTAATAGGCTCTTATCGCAAACTTTTATCATACGTTTCAAACGTCCTGGAACCGGACAACTGTGCCAAACTGGCAAACTATCTAAGCAG GATATCATTTATCGTGCTTGAAGGCGGTACCCCTTCTTCCGATTGCTTTCCCGTAGCGATAATGAAGTGCATTCTAGTGCTGATGTACCGTTTGCCGGTCGAAACCCTAGCAGAACGACAACCCATTCTCCACGCGGTACGATCAACGCTCGAATGGTGCCGACACAATTCGGCCCTCTACAACCAGTGCGGTATCGGTACGCTTGTGCGCAGCATCATCCTGTCCACCAAACAGCTGCCGGATGATGTCACCGTAGCAACCGAACTGACCGTACTTGCTCACGCCCTGCTGGACGTGTTCTACTGTCCGCAAACGAATGCCGTTCATCCGGTGGAAGTCCTATTACGGTTAACGTACGAGGAGATATTCGCACGCCTGGTAACGGAATGGACCGCGCCTAGGAGCTTTGAACTGTTGCTGTACGTGCTGTACGGTATGCTGAAGCGTGATATCTTTACCCACCTGAAGCTGGCCATCGTTCGGTTACTATCGGACGCGGTTGGTGGCGGTACGAGACGTTTGGTCCGGTTGCTATGCATCGGGAAGCATTTGCAGCATGGCGTTCTAAGGCACAAGGTAAAGACGATCCTCACGATAGTGCTCTCGCACAGCCTGTTTCAATACGAACCGGCGAAACGGACGGTACATTTTCGAGCATTTCTGAAACTGATCGAAAAAACTATACAAGACATCGATCTGACGCAGCTGGCGAATGCCAAGTTCCTTTGCTTAAACATTCCCCGTGCCAAGCTTAACATCGAGAGTGTTGCATTCGTGTTCATGGTACGGCATCTCGACATGCTCGATGGCATTAGCAGCCCCAGCGTGGAGCTGGACTACATCTACAACCTCATCGCAACGGTCAACATCATTTACTACAAGCGTTGGAAGGTGCCCAGCTTTCTTGTGAAACACCTCATCGAAGGACTATCG CGATACTCAAACTGCCATGCGTTCGTGAAGAATGTGTCCCAGCCAGAGCAAAAGTTGCAAGCCATCCTGTCCAGCGAAGCACGAACCGTACAAGCTCACAAAGCAGCGGAGAACTTTTTCGGACGACTACCGGTAACGGTGCACCGTATCGAGTGGTTGCTTCAGCTGCCGTCGAATCATTTCGGCGAAAGGTTTATCTTTCACCAGCAGATGGCCATTCTGCAGGAGCGCACGATCCTGTGCAGCGATGACGTATGGGCCACTAAGCTACTAACGATGTTTAGCAGCAAAACGCTCGTCGCCGTACTGTCGACTGGTAAAGCTTCCGCTACGGCACGTTCGAACGCTTCCGTACTCCTGTCGAAGTGTAGCCTTGCCGGGCCGCTTCTTAAAACGGTGCTGCGCAACATCGCTTCCATCTGTCGGCAGCAACGAAGCGGTGGTGACATTGCGTCCCACAATTGGATGAACTGGGTACGAGCCGTCTACGGAACCGTGCACACGCTGGACAGTGTTTCGAGCCGGAACCTTTGGTGCGAACTTTCGCTCATAGAGCAGCAGAGCACGTGTAGCAGCAGCGAGCAGCGGATGCTGCTGGTAGATTTGCGTGCCAGTCTGCTCGTTGCAATGCTACCGGGCAGTAAAGCTACCGTGCAACGGGACCGAAGCTAA